The window ACCAGGTAGCCCAAACTCACGCCGCCTGCCATCGCCAAGAAGATCCACAAGGTCAGGAACTTGTCCAAGAGAGACAGCTGCTTACCGGTCTGCTCACTCATCCCGCCTTCCTTTCCGACAGTTTGCGTTCCATTGACTTCCCGTTCTTGCCACCGATCGGGCGCTATGCCGAAGACAGGGCGACTAACACACCGGGCATCTCCTCCACGAACGCTCTGATCTCGTCACGCACACGGCGGTAGATCTCCATGGCTTGCTCCTCGGTGCGCGCCCGGCGCGCCAGTTCCGGAGGGTCCTCGAAACCCCTGTGCACTCGTTTGCCCGCACCGGGAAACACTGGACACGTTTCGCGGGCGTGGTCGCATACGGTGACCACATAGTCGAAGGGAATGTCCATCACCTCGCGCACGTGCTTGGAACGCTGGCTCGAGATGTCCACGCCAGCTTCGGCCATGGCGGCCACCGCGCGTGGGTCGACCTCCTTTGGCTCAATGCCCGCAGACCAGGCCTCGATGGTGTCGCCCTTCAGGTGGCGCGTCCAGCCCTCGGCCATCTGGCTGCGGCACGAATTGCCGGTGCATAAGAAGAGCACTCTCAGCTTTCTCTCCATGGGCCCTCCCGTCTCAAGCTGCAGTCCACAGGAGATAAAGCCCCCCTACAATCACCAACACGCCGCAGATGCGTCGTACTACCACCGTAGTCCGTGAACGCTCGCTCCACTGCAGGTAGTTTTGCACTGCCCCCGTGAACGTGCCTGCCAACACGATGAGGAAACAGTGTCCCACGGCATAGGCCAGTACCAGCGAAATTGCATAGACGACGTTTGACGTGGCCACCTTGAAGACCACCCCGAGCATCGGCGCCATGAAGGCAAAAGTGCACGGCCCCAGCGCGAGTCCGAAGAGCAAGCCGATAACCAGGGCAGCCAACAGACCTCCCCTATGCAGGCTGGGATGCG is drawn from Calditrichota bacterium and contains these coding sequences:
- a CDS encoding arsenate reductase ArsC, yielding MERKLRVLFLCTGNSCRSQMAEGWTRHLKGDTIEAWSAGIEPKEVDPRAVAAMAEAGVDISSQRSKHVREVMDIPFDYVVTVCDHARETCPVFPGAGKRVHRGFEDPPELARRARTEEQAMEIYRRVRDEIRAFVEEMPGVLVALSSA